Genomic window (Zerene cesonia ecotype Mississippi chromosome 5, Zerene_cesonia_1.1, whole genome shotgun sequence):
TGATCAGTCATCGATGAGAAGAATGAATTATCGCAATGGTTTCGTCATAGTAAAATGATTaatgtacttttataatataatttattgcatataataaataaaaatcataaaggcatccattttgtttaatttgtccCATAAATTTATCAACAATAGTTTTGTAATGCTAGtctttatatttctttgattaattcattattgaaTTAGGCGCTTTACgtacgtataaaaaaatacaattttgtttttgcgtaattattcatatcaccattataaaacataagtatTCGCCATATAATATGGTATGtacttataaatgtatgtaataatgtgTAACATACATTATCACTTTTACCAAATTATATAGAtccatcaataataatatcaaacaagataaaaaatcacattagTAAATACTCTCTTCAACagaatatctttattattacacacCCTAACGATAATTCACATATCAACAGCCTTATTCTATAAAAGCGAATGCAATGGAAAGTTTATCCTTTTTTATGATGGAGAAGGCAACGCGCATACGCGTcacctaaaaataattagtgaTCAGCGTCGCCCATACACTAACAACgccatgtttttatataaattgcgaGTGTGTTGCCAGCCTTTTAGGTAGTAATACATTCGTTTCTTAATGGTCCCTAGATCGCACGTAACGTACCATTTAAAAATGCCACACGAGGTAAATACTTTGATaccgaaaataaatattgttattatgaaaacaaaaactatgACCGctgattttttacttttattgcaTTAGATTTCTTACGATCTTTAATTTGCTATCAGTATTACTAAAGTAGCTACGAAAAAACAAACTCTCCCTCGTTTAAATTAGCGAGCgccattttgttaatttatatagctgATGTACATAATACGACAATTCTGATGATCACAACTACATCTCTTAAGTCAAAATTTGTCCAGCGGTTTCAGCTTATAGGGCGGGCCAAAAAAAAGGACATACATAGTGACATACGTATATGTAATCAATATTGTGACTATATATATCCATATGCTAAAAAAAAGTCGGGTAATACAAAACATGTAAATACAATGTTAAATTGTGTACATCTTTCAAGCTGAAACtgctaataaaatatggaCAGTCACTTATTCCAACAACGGACACTTGAACAACgcaaatagaaaaacaaaaattctgTCTGTTATCACATTATACTTATACACATACTTGGgcgcataatatatttaaagaacattaatcctaatacaaaaacaatatacatcAGTTCCAGCGGACATGACACAATAGTAGAGTTATAAAAAACcatgttaataaaacaattaggACCCAATTTTATTGCTACATATGGTCCAGTGCCGTGGATAGCTAGATCACAAGATCCATACCATTTCATTTTTTCTCTaagaccacagataacataatactatagacGAGACGCACGGCACTATCGAGGATTTAAAACAATCGTTAATAACATGTAtgcaatcaaatatttaagcCGTCGTATGCATCTTTTTTTCAGTAATTAAGTACCTCATGGAGCTAGAACTTTGAAGTCATCGATTAAAGTTAACACTTGGTAGGTAATACGCAtacgttaaaaatttaaatctatagtgatgttataaagctgaagagtttgtttgtttgtttatttgtttgaactcattaatctcaggaaacactggtccgatttgaaaaataatatcagtCTTAGATAGTCCATTCCTCACACATAGTTTCGCCTACTAAGTCCATTtaacactaataaaaaataatttaacatttaatcacCTATATGaactaatgaataaaattttatgtcgCCCTAGTCTGCgctaatattttctaaaaacgtGTTTTCTATGTACTTGCAATAACATATATCCATAGATACACTTGAGAttctatcatattttaaacatatattttcttacacATTTCCGTCGCGTCCTAAGATCAAAATTTTCACATTCCAAcgattgttattgtaataacaaataataaataatcttgaaCGGATACGTGAAAGACCACACTGGTCACACTGGTCTCGTGGATGGAGTAACACGTTAAGCTCAAATCAAACTGATTAACAATGTTTTCGTCATTCTGATACGCAGTTCTAACAAAAGGTAAACACATGTGTCGGAGAAACctacaaaacaacaaacattgCTATTGACTCGCACAATATAGGAAAACCATCAAGATGTATTGGAAAATACAGTGTTTATGTTTTCCACCCCGGCGATATTTGCTTAGATAAATGAAACATGCATAAAAGCGGAGAAATTACTTTCTAGTATAATAAACACGAGTACATTGAAGTGCGAAACATGGccgtttataaaattgttgtgCTGTTTGTGGTAAAGtgtactttatattatgtggaataaagtgttttttcgtatttttcttaataatttatttcgaaagaaactactaaaaataaaattaagctgttgattaatttgaatacTTCAGCTTCACAAAAATTTCAGCATGCGAACaaacctttaaaaaatttatataaaatctgcACCAATACGTtgttctaatatattatatgtagaaCAACTTACACGAACTCGAATCTTGTTACGATAAAAGATTTCCAGTAACATTTTCTAATATGGTTTTACatctaatttttttacagatattatacatattaaaatatttgtttttattcgtctttattattgctttttttagGTCTTGTTATAGTAGTAATTTGTTGATAAAATGTATCTCAttccttataataaaattgtatatcttATTACAGCTAGCAGCATTTACGACTGCCAACTGCCAAGTTTCCCAAGGCGGCGCGCACACTGATCAAGGTGGACCGCATCAAGTTCAAGGTCCacgaaatacatttattggaTCAGACGCCCTGGGCGTGCAGAACCCCACTAATTGGACCACATGCGATATAACAACAGATCCGAAGATATCTTGCCACGACTGTAACACTCGTCTCATCTGTAAGCCTGTTGGTGGCATCTTGAAGATATGCCGTGATCCCATGAGGCCATACTGCAATAACGGAATATGTTCCGCCATTCCTAGCGCAGGCTGTGCCTGaaaaaatgtgtttgaaaAAGTGTTCGGTATTTTTCTTGGCCAgtgtaatactatttttttgaTGAGTTTTGATATCtatttgtgtaattataaaattcaaaattattctatGTTTTCAGTTTTATCTATCCCTTTTCGATAtacataacacattttttagcCGGAAATCTAATTTCCGTTTTcgatttgaaaagttttaatatattcattttccATGCAATTCCTTTAGAGTTCAGAATCACTTATATGATTTAGAACACATACACAACAACATGAAGTTGCATTTCGAGTCCAACAGTATAAaccaaaatataacataaaagaaatatagatatgaaagctatacaattaattgaaatacagCATTTAGTCACAACGTCCAAACGTAAACGTCCCCAGTAATTTCATGCCTAACATCTCGCCCATTCTGAAAGGGTAAAGCTGCGGTTCACAGGTTCGCATCTATCACTATAATCGAATAACATTTCCAAATTCAGGACTATTACTGTAGATTATGAGAGGATTTTGAGTGCCACAATTGTATTGACAACTTCTATACCAAGACACTTATTGTTCTGTGACCAAGGAATTAATTCACCTTGCTAATTCACttgatgaatataaataactagctgcgtcctgcggtttcacccgcgtaagcccgtatcccgtaggaatatcgggataaaaagttgcccatatgttattccatttgtccagctatctacgtaccaaatttcattgcaatcggtacaacagttttttcgtgaaagggcaacaaacacacacacccttacaaactttcgcatttatagtgtTAGTAGAATTGTGTAAAGACTACAAAAGacacatatattttgaattaaatatacctaccAAATATTCAGAGTTTATCAGACGTATAGGGTTACAAAAACGTAGGTAAATGGCACATTAGTATTAGAATGTGATATGACAGTCGCGACGCTATTGTCATAATAGATAACAATGTCGCGTTTTGACGTTCAGTCTCAGAAAGAATGCTAGCTTCAACAAAAAGAATGTAATTAAAGCATGAGCAAAATGTTCTCTGGTAAGGATGTATGTTgggatttaatgaaaattccGTCTACAGTCACGTCAATGATGTCTTGAAAGCTGCGACCCTTGTCAGCCAGCGCATTGAACAAGGGTTTATGtgtgaaaattatttgtgGTAAGTTCCTGTGAAGGAAATTGAGAATTGGGATGTCTCCAGACGACACGGTCTTTAACTCGAgtcaatttactttattttcgcCTTTATGATTATTGTGAATAATTCTGTTGCTATATAGATTCAATTGTTTCTATAGAAACCATGGATTCATtggaaattttacaattacgtgtttaaattttacgGCTAAAACATCGTAAAACAGTTTAATATCACGCTTAGTAGCCTGGAAATTACCAGGAAAAGCTTCATTTACACCAAGCTTACGATTTCAAACAGCTgaacttcaataaaaatattcactgaaataattcaaatttaatttaattacgcgtcaaatatcctactaatattataaatgcgaaagtttgtaaggatgtgtgtgtgtttcttgctctttcacgcaaaaactactgaaccgattgcaattaaatttggtacgtagatatctggacaactttttatcccgatattcctacgggatacggacttacgcgggtgaaaccgcggggcacagctagttttatatattacaataaaatatgtaataatatgttaatgtaaAAGCTGTTACGCATATGTATAACTAAAACttcaacaaatttaatatttaaataatttaaaacgaaattaaattaaattaaaaaaaaatgagaaaattatttgttagcTTGAATGTGTAGGTGTGTAATGGAGTGAGTATGTGTGGGTGTTAAGATAAGTTCATCGTTGTAAAGATATTTCAGAGCTTTCGATCcagagaaagaaaaaaattacgctGTGTTATTCATgtgattttcatattaaagaaTTCAGTACGTACAGAAGttacaaattacatattataaatagtaaataaacaaatttaaatgaacccCTCACACACCGGCACTCACATTACCCACTACAATCATGGaatggaaatatatttgtcGCCTTTCGTTTTGAAGTTTTTCTTTACacaattgtataatttcttatcaaCACTGACGTCGTTATAGACTAAAGGCAAACAATagtgcaaatattatatttttatataaatttcaaacggcatttataataaaatacgccACGACGGAAGTCTAGAAAAGTATTACACAATTGTCAATATacaacgttttatatttatataacttgaGTGAGTATTgcataaaatctatataatattggaTATTATTTATGCGTATGACGTtcaatgattttattgtatgagtCTCATTCCAACATGTTCTCACGACTCGCATTGTCTTGTTTCCTTGCTGATAACAATTGTAAGAAGGTACAATGAGTTGTTTGCTTTGCTTTATCTAGTATTGCGTTTGTTGTCAGGTGACAGTGTTTGtatttcgtaaataaattcaattttttgtttgttcccGTATACGTTTTAATGCCAGAACACTTGTTtgatatgaatgaataaaaattagtacATAACAATATTCGTGAGCGTGTGCTGTTCAAATGTGTCAATAGCGAATATTCAgatattatatctatctatgtatatCTTCATATCACTAGTTATGAAACAAAGTCCTGCCTCGCcaccgtctgtctgtctgttcgcGATAAACTCAAACGCCACTTCACCGATTTTCATTCCGGTGTAAACTGGTGTAAACACTAGTGTATAGCGTACTACTCgagaaagttttaatatataatttgttaagttACGTGGGTAAAGGACGCAGGCAGAGAGCtagtgatatataaaattaggcAATACCAATACATATTGTTCATTAATATTGTGTCTATTTTAGAGTGTTCAAAATTtgcagttaaatattttataaacgaaaCACGCTCGAAGTCCTCGCTAATATACATGCAATGATTTCCCTGCAATTGTCCAATAGGCGTATTGTCTGCCGTCTTCAATTTTCAATCTAATAAAGTCGTGCTCTTGCATTAAGTAATTTGCGTAATCCATATAACTTATTCATCGTTCTGTGACAACGCTTAATAGTACGCTGGCTAGAATTTCCATTTCTATTTTACCCGTCAGTATATAAGACCGTTTAATTACAACAGTTAATTAGATCCGACTGAGAAACGAGTGACTAGAAGAGTTCCTTCTATTATAACCGCCATGGCTttacgaaatatatatttttgttttttgaccGCTCTGGTGAGTTTTTTACTCTCTTCGAAAattcatagataataaatatcaacaatAACCAACACTcaccaataacaaaaaataaaggtgcttttacttttaattttcttccAAGCGCAATGTGAGAAAAAATCATACTTTACGTGAAAAACCCGTCCTTTTCTTCATCACTATATGAAAGTGAATGCTAACGTTATTGCATAATATAGTATCTATCATGTATCATTTATGATTGTGTATAATTAAACtcgcttatttaatttatactttagaAAGGCACAAATATATACTCCGAAAAAATCATATTCTATCCTACTTtcacctttataataataacgcgaaagtttttaaaaatttttgtttgactctttcacacaaaaacctgTATAAACAGAACTATTTGAAATCCCaaagaaaattctttatttacgtTTTCATCTAGACAATGTTTAacgttatatattttgcaGCTTGCGGTAAACCTTATATTCGCAGACGACTCCAATGAAACCCAACCAGACCCACAGGGCAGAGCGATGCCTTTCAACCCATTCGGATCTCTCCCATTTGGATCTCCCTTCGGCTCGAATCCTCTGGGCTCCTTACCATTCGGTTTCAACCCGTTTGGATTTAACTTTAGTCAATTTATTCCTTTCGGATTTGGTAATTCACGGCAGACGAGGGACGTAAGCTCGCAAGACAATGAAGATGAATCAAATAATGACACGTCGGTCAATAATACAAACCATCGATTGTTCTTCTCGCTTGGAAGTCGACTAACAACTTGCAACTACACCGCAAcggtaattaatttaaattcctcCTTGCGTTCTAAAATAACGAAACttaattttgagttttataatagcattgaaatgctttataaatgagacatttttaagaaatagaaACAACTTCGATTACGAGGTGGAATTACctgcgtctttttgccaaaccgcaGCAAcccctagcctctcggccacaaaaaataataacgaacCGTTCACTTTAATTTGCTTGcattaagttattttacaaTCAGTACTGTATCACCAACCGCTAGAATATACTCGTAACAGCATTGCGTATAACACGCATTAATTGTGTTGTTTTCAGCCTGGATTATCTTGTTCGAGCTGCAATCAAGCCCTCACCTGTTATTCCAGCAATGTCGGTGTGGTGCGTAGATGTACCCTCTATTGTAACAATGGTCGGTGCTCATTCGTAGCTGGTTCTCAATGCTTCTCAGGCAACTCTACGGGTTAAATTCtaagatacataataaaacgCTAAATTACCAAagattctttaataatatctacattaaatctcatttattaattcaatgtataaaaaattgtaatgtgtcgtttttctttttgaaCTTTAATAAAGTGtgcgattatatttattgttttattaataatacaacaaaaatttgCATTCCCTTACTGCAAAATCAAGAAAATATTCTtcgaaaattgtaaatactcTTTTTGCATTGGTACGTCGaggtagatatataataattttgaacacTTCAATTATGTGAAGATTTACTATTCAATTAAGTATACAAACATAatctcattaattaataaataagacaaaAATTGGTATACGCATCtacaaactataaaataagtatttacgACGTAGTTTCGTCTTTAGTTGAGTGATTTTTTAAAACGCTTTTATTATACATCTGAATCCATGTTTTTTGGTGAATTCTTTAGagtcgattttgacccactttaaacgaaTAGATTTActtcaaactttgtatacttatcaaGGACTGatgacaatgcaataattaattgagtttataatattctgacgcctccttggtacagtggttaacgcgtgagcgtagaaccgaggggtcctgggttcaattaccggtggggacgcacaaaaaaaaatgtctcggtctggcaggacacagaaggctgctcacctacttgtccgtaaagaaaatcgatcagtgaaacagatgtacatcatctgccccataccccactaggggccatgggacttcacttatattatcctgattaggatcgctaGTATTGAATAATGTTACTTACGTATACTCTCTATAAGAGCAAGTGGGAAAATTTAgtcaatattatcattaaagcttgtttttttttcaatatatttattaatttacttaaccaaagttaattaaaatcagtacttattattgtgaatagtaacaattttaatttgatttaatgtatttagttATCAATTAGTTAATATCGAAATACTAAAAGTACTTTTtctgattaaattaatattattttatgaataataatctcgatatatcacaattttatacataaattgaaaaagaaaatttaacttttcctACGATTGGGTAATAGCgaaagtattatgttatctgtggtaatagaAAGTAGTATAAGtatatgtttacatttttccCAATCTTTTGATTTCACATTAAGGAATTAAGCTTGCCGCCTTACGTTATTGGTATTCATTTTGatgaatatgttaaataaattcaactaAAAAGGAACATGCAACTTAGAAATAAGAAAGTGCAGAGGCAAAACATCGCATTAACGGAATAAGAAAACTTTcacataacttatttttatatgattcgTGGGGGAAAAAACATATACAGAGTTTCTTACCGGCTCTTTTCTGttgaaactgctttccgaactggtggtaaatgctaaactatgttatgacgatttaaaaatgctataagaagtctaattgaataaacacatgtttgagtttgatattCTCCAGACCCCAACGTGCAAATACAAATGTGTCATACCATTCGTATAATTTCTGTCGTGGATCCTAAATCATATTTTACCCCAGTCCAAAACATGTAGCGAACGTGAAAagagaattattataaaaattaaaataattttacaaaattggtGTATGCTAATCATATGGAAGCGTCTAATTTCCGATTGAAACAACTATTTCTAACAACAAAACCGCCTTAATTTTTTGGCAATTACCTGAACTagagaaaattaaatgagaCCAAATGAGGAAGTAAAAAGTGGAGCTTTCAAATGACATAAAGAGaaacatcaaaattggttcacccagtcgaaagttcttacgtaacaaatcaaaaaaaatcaGTCGAAGTAATAAACTTCCTTTTTTCAAAACGGTCGAAAAtgcaatgattttttttatgtaaatatcatacatacatacagttATCAATTACACGGATTTACTACCGTATCGACAGTTTGCAGACACAGctaataagaaaatactactaTAACAAAACGAATGATTTAATATGCGAATTAGTCGCAATGTCGAAATTTTACAcgtaatatatagaaaagatCTTGAAACATGCAAACTAAACGACacgtagtttttataaattttagggTTTAATAGACATAACTGGGACATAACTTGGGCTTatgtagatttatattataaagaggaagaatttgtgttttttgtttcttagtttgtttgtttgtaatggataaactgaaaaactactggaccgatttagaaaattctttcactattagaaagccggggcgaaaaatataaatttttaagttggTGATTGCTGAAGAAATAAGACACTCAAaacttgttaattaaaatgcatcACGACGAAAACCAGAGAGGAAAGAGAAGAGGAAATTTAGttgcata
Coding sequences:
- the LOC119840098 gene encoding uncharacterized protein LOC119840098; the protein is MAVYKIVVLFVLAAFTTANCQVSQGGAHTDQGGPHQVQGPRNTFIGSDALGVQNPTNWTTCDITTDPKISCHDCNTRLICKPVGGILKICRDPMRPYCNNGICSAIPSAGCA
- the LOC119840068 gene encoding uncharacterized protein LOC119840068, whose product is MALRNIYFCFLTALLAVNLIFADDSNETQPDPQGRAMPFNPFGSLPFGSPFGSNPLGSLPFGFNPFGFNFSQFIPFGFGNSRQTRDVSSQDNEDESNNDTSVNNTNHRLFFSLGSRLTTCNYTATPGLSCSSCNQALTCYSSNVGVVRRCTLYCNNGRCSFVAGSQCFSGNSTG